One Methanohalophilus mahii DSM 5219 genomic window carries:
- a CDS encoding HD domain-containing protein, giving the protein MVSSRAIHDPVHKTILLTPLQKELVETPQLQRLRSIQQLGLVDIVYPGAKHSRFEHSLGTMHMASLMADALSLPQEDKVKVEVAGLLHDVGHSAYSHAVEDVLKRNPDINPQYGGIIRENHEAFSEYVIRNCFAGNGNIARKVEEELGQDPVDFFDQIALMATGKSSFLEKPYLGQLISGDIDADRIDFLLRDSYHTGLSLGLIDVDQIIQNLSIRNGNIVLGKKDGCSYDEDMTLTVAESMLIARTHHYNAIVHHPHTQSARIMLLRSLENALAMFGEKKDAESVNDEVGLFFTEYNDADLLYFIKTYGNDQAQRLISSVLAGNICDPIVRFNQKNLNPATRMALSTIARHGVAKKMFEEQLEKRIGDVFVDLSVASGVPRSTRVVVNGEDSFFYDESALANGLVRAISRQLSLVVFSPVDGIGCPEAAQLKDVVGHTVETLSPQLLRFIRQENYLPVEGLILLFYTVNSIFWKEEGGFVSIPRLRNITWIYRMVQRFSEDVRLRNLFDYNFHCNYGFPYSNRVFEDIQLLVAMGIVDEDLRYYEKDNRFHQRYEYVLTMHGVKYGKQLSEAYSREFRELTKVLRQDKHSIPRDIVTIPARRYQQP; this is encoded by the coding sequence ATGGTCAGTTCAAGGGCGATTCATGATCCGGTGCATAAAACTATCCTGTTGACTCCTCTCCAGAAGGAACTCGTGGAAACCCCTCAGCTGCAGAGGCTACGTTCCATCCAGCAGCTCGGCCTTGTTGATATCGTTTATCCGGGTGCAAAGCACAGTCGTTTTGAACATAGCCTAGGTACCATGCATATGGCATCCCTGATGGCCGATGCCCTGTCTCTGCCGCAAGAGGATAAAGTGAAAGTGGAGGTTGCAGGTCTTTTGCATGATGTAGGCCACTCTGCATATTCTCATGCTGTGGAAGATGTCCTTAAGCGCAATCCTGATATCAATCCACAATACGGTGGCATAATAAGGGAAAATCACGAAGCTTTCAGTGAATATGTCATAAGAAATTGTTTTGCAGGCAACGGAAATATTGCAAGAAAAGTTGAGGAAGAGCTGGGTCAGGATCCTGTTGATTTTTTCGACCAAATCGCCCTCATGGCAACAGGTAAGTCATCTTTTCTGGAAAAGCCCTATCTGGGACAGTTGATATCCGGTGACATAGATGCTGATAGGATAGATTTTTTGCTTCGTGATTCCTATCACACTGGCCTATCTCTGGGACTAATAGACGTGGACCAGATAATACAGAACCTGAGCATCCGCAATGGCAATATCGTACTGGGTAAAAAGGATGGCTGTAGTTATGATGAAGATATGACATTGACGGTTGCTGAATCAATGCTCATAGCACGCACTCATCACTATAATGCTATAGTGCATCATCCTCATACACAGTCTGCCAGGATTATGTTATTACGATCTCTTGAAAATGCTCTGGCTATGTTCGGGGAAAAGAAGGATGCAGAATCTGTGAATGACGAGGTGGGTTTGTTTTTCACAGAATATAATGATGCTGACTTGCTTTATTTCATAAAAACATACGGCAATGATCAGGCACAACGGCTTATCAGTTCAGTCCTGGCGGGAAATATCTGTGACCCAATTGTGCGATTTAACCAGAAAAACCTCAACCCGGCAACCCGTATGGCCCTGTCTACAATAGCCCGGCATGGTGTGGCAAAGAAGATGTTCGAGGAGCAGCTTGAAAAGAGAATAGGGGATGTTTTTGTAGATTTGAGTGTTGCCAGCGGAGTGCCCCGCAGTACAAGAGTTGTTGTGAACGGTGAGGATAGTTTCTTTTACGATGAATCTGCCCTTGCAAACGGTCTGGTAAGGGCAATTTCCAGGCAACTGTCACTGGTTGTTTTTTCTCCGGTCGATGGTATCGGATGCCCCGAAGCTGCACAACTTAAGGATGTTGTAGGCCACACTGTTGAGACCCTTTCTCCTCAGTTGCTGAGATTTATACGCCAGGAAAATTATCTGCCCGTAGAGGGGCTGATATTGTTGTTCTATACCGTTAATTCCATCTTCTGGAAAGAGGAAGGTGGCTTTGTCTCGATTCCACGTTTACGTAATATAACTTGGATATATCGTATGGTCCAGCGGTTCAGTGAGGATGTAAGACTTCGTAACCTCTTTGACTATAATTTCCACTGCAACTACGGTTTTCCTTACAGCAACAGGGTTTTTGAGGACATCCAGTTGCTCGTGGCAATGGGTATTGTGGACGAAGACCTGCGTTACTATGAAAAGGATAACAGGTTTCACCAGCGCTATGAGTATGTCCTGACGATGCACGGAGTTAAATATGGAAAACAACTTTCAGAAGCCTACAGCCGTGAATTCAGGGAACTTACAAAAGTACTCAGGCAGGATAAACACTCTATCCCCCGGGATATCGTAACAATTCCTGCCCGCCGTTATCAACAACCTTGA
- the cobZ gene encoding alpha-ribazole phosphatase CobZ produces MKLSDVESRNIKGEQPEEADTGYTYDIMDILKEEGITEEVLVEASMGLYTPHPGIETREKAEALFIRELRLAISDPNLCMLIYSGILLEREGRNGTLPNISRDSYERDLTFLIADEVLGMSISKYISGDKGMFEFVRFDKQKPGILAELGPFMDDVIGGLIGGVSANMYTRGMAEIGKSKNKDDDEKHGGGVIAG; encoded by the coding sequence ATGAAACTGTCTGATGTAGAATCCAGGAATATAAAAGGAGAACAGCCCGAAGAAGCTGATACCGGCTATACTTATGATATAATGGATATCCTGAAGGAAGAGGGTATTACTGAAGAGGTACTTGTGGAAGCTTCAATGGGACTTTACACACCTCACCCCGGAATCGAGACACGTGAAAAGGCAGAAGCCCTTTTTATAAGGGAACTTCGTCTTGCAATTTCTGATCCCAATCTTTGTATGCTGATCTATTCCGGTATCCTGCTTGAAAGAGAGGGTCGCAATGGGACACTGCCTAACATAAGTCGCGATTCCTATGAAAGGGACCTGACCTTCCTGATAGCTGATGAGGTACTGGGGATGAGCATTTCCAAATATATCAGTGGGGACAAGGGAATGTTTGAGTTTGTCAGGTTCGACAAACAAAAGCCGGGTATACTTGCAGAACTCGGTCCTTTCATGGATGATGTCATCGGTGGACTTATCGGAGGCGTTTCTGCCAATATGTATACCAGAGGAATGGCGGAGATTGGCAAATCCAAAAATAAAGATGACGACGAAAAACATGGCGGTGGTGTGATAGCCGGATGA
- a CDS encoding tRNA (adenine-N1)-methyltransferase: MKENETVLLRTRHKDKFREYLTTVSGKQFHCEFGIVETAELRDIEPGGTIVSHMGQQFSVIRPRAPDMFRLAKRTGAPIMPKDVGQIISHAGINSSDRILEAGTGSGVLAIYLGSVAKEVISYEIREDFVENARANLSMAGLSNVEVRCGDIVDVMRQGTDFFDAIVLDIKDSAESVKYACSSLLDGGFLVVYSPFIEQAKAVYLEAVGAGFYSVHTLECMERELSVSERGTRPAPARVGHTGYLTFARK; the protein is encoded by the coding sequence ATGAAAGAAAATGAAACGGTGCTTTTGCGCACCCGCCATAAAGATAAATTCCGGGAATATTTGACCACGGTCTCGGGTAAACAGTTCCACTGCGAATTTGGTATTGTTGAAACGGCCGAGTTGCGGGATATAGAACCCGGCGGTACGATTGTGTCCCATATGGGGCAGCAATTCTCTGTTATCAGGCCCCGGGCTCCGGATATGTTCAGACTTGCAAAACGCACGGGTGCACCTATCATGCCCAAGGATGTGGGCCAGATTATTTCCCATGCAGGTATAAATTCTTCGGACAGGATACTCGAAGCCGGCACCGGAAGTGGCGTGCTTGCCATTTATCTGGGTTCTGTAGCAAAGGAAGTGATAAGCTATGAGATACGTGAGGATTTTGTGGAGAATGCCCGGGCCAATTTGTCCATGGCCGGCCTATCCAATGTGGAAGTTCGCTGCGGGGATATTGTGGATGTGATGAGGCAGGGCACTGATTTTTTCGATGCTATAGTACTTGATATTAAAGATTCTGCAGAATCTGTCAAATATGCCTGTTCTAGCCTGCTTGACGGAGGTTTCCTTGTTGTTTATTCACCTTTCATTGAACAGGCAAAAGCTGTATACCTGGAAGCTGTGGGGGCAGGATTCTACAGTGTACATACACTTGAATGCATGGAAAGGGAGTTATCTGTATCCGAAAGAGGCACAAGACCTGCCCCGGCACGCGTAGGCCACACCGGTTATCTGACATTTGCCAGAAAATGA
- a CDS encoding aminotransferase class I/II-fold pyridoxal phosphate-dependent enzyme, with protein MSGKGLWKKSVESIRKPLEDGHRIALEKGISETAIIDFSSTSNPMGSPFDHPGCKLCLEDLFSRVGSMYSHFHDNEYSELRASAAKYFGKNISADNIVPALGVEDVIRMVSSSVIETGDTVILSRSQNPANEKHCIISGGEVRYVFEEDFKNISSDVLNKAKIILLTNPDNLSGQLYSKKDLISLLQRCNVHSTLLVVDESLLDLTDVSATLVDEVPSVTNLLVIRSLKNTFSLPGAGISFGITDVDFATILNRVRNCCNIGPMDEAVALSLLDMPSDIANDYLTASRQFVRENRQYLMERLGKVRRFIPHESNTSFVLVDVSAASLDSVELTHRLAEKGLLVRDCSCFYSMDRNFIRVSVRPKEDTDRLVEAIGTVVVDSARDSAMENLNQILDEEPVRPLGANTACPYYPCHFKGQDCTFCFCPFYPCGDERTGGRWVCRSSGGRVWSCEKCGLVHKKQNVQKLLDVLKGEGEMEDKLKKAWDEVMEPLL; from the coding sequence GTGTCTGGTAAGGGATTATGGAAAAAAAGTGTTGAATCAATCAGGAAACCTTTAGAAGATGGACATAGAATTGCCCTGGAAAAAGGTATTAGTGAAACAGCTATAATTGATTTTAGTTCGACATCCAATCCTATGGGCAGTCCCTTTGATCACCCGGGTTGCAAACTCTGTCTGGAAGATCTTTTTTCCCGTGTGGGATCCATGTATTCCCACTTCCATGATAATGAATATTCAGAATTAAGGGCCAGTGCTGCCAAATATTTTGGAAAAAATATTTCTGCTGATAACATTGTTCCTGCTCTGGGAGTTGAAGATGTAATACGCATGGTATCTTCCTCGGTAATTGAAACAGGGGATACCGTTATTCTGAGCAGGTCGCAGAACCCTGCCAATGAAAAACATTGTATAATCAGTGGTGGGGAAGTGAGGTATGTTTTTGAGGAGGATTTTAAAAACATATCATCAGATGTGCTTAACAAGGCAAAAATAATCCTGCTTACCAACCCTGACAATCTTTCAGGCCAGCTTTATTCAAAAAAGGATTTGATTTCTCTTCTACAACGCTGTAATGTCCATTCCACCCTGCTGGTGGTCGATGAAAGCCTGTTAGACTTAACAGACGTATCTGCCACTTTGGTTGATGAAGTACCTTCTGTTACCAATCTTCTGGTGATACGCTCCCTGAAAAACACCTTTTCCCTTCCCGGGGCAGGAATCTCTTTTGGTATTACTGATGTGGATTTTGCAACGATTCTGAACAGGGTCCGCAACTGCTGCAATATAGGGCCAATGGATGAAGCAGTTGCTCTGTCCTTGTTGGATATGCCTTCCGATATTGCGAATGATTATCTGACTGCTTCAAGACAATTTGTCCGGGAAAACCGCCAGTATCTTATGGAACGGCTGGGCAAGGTGCGCAGGTTCATACCACATGAAAGTAATACATCCTTTGTACTTGTTGATGTAAGCGCTGCGAGTCTCGATTCGGTCGAATTGACTCACAGGCTTGCTGAAAAGGGTCTTCTTGTAAGGGATTGTTCCTGCTTTTATTCCATGGATCGTAATTTTATCAGGGTCTCGGTGAGACCGAAAGAGGATACTGATAGGCTTGTGGAGGCTATAGGGACAGTCGTAGTTGACAGTGCCCGGGATAGTGCCATGGAGAACCTTAACCAGATACTGGACGAAGAACCCGTCAGGCCTCTTGGTGCTAACACGGCCTGTCCATATTATCCCTGCCATTTCAAGGGTCAGGATTGCACTTTCTGTTTTTGCCCCTTTTATCCCTGCGGGGATGAGCGCACAGGAGGCAGGTGGGTTTGTCGCTCAAGTGGAGGTAGGGTGTGGAGTTGTGAAAAATGTGGTCTGGTCCACAAAAAACAAAATGTACAGAAACTCCTTGATGTCCTCAAAGGTGAGGGGGAGATGGAAGACAAACTCAAAAAAGCCTGGGATGAGGTAATGGAGCCCCTATTATGA
- a CDS encoding NTP transferase domain-containing protein, translated as MDAFIMAGGQGLRLGMGEKPCVDILGKPMICYVVDALEESESIGDVYVTVSPFTPHTEEVIENRYGGNVKTIDTAGDNYVGDMVYAVEQANVAEPLMVIMSDLPLITADLIDSIVEEYYRCGKPSMSVFIPLSLCKKVGLRPDTVFNWSGNLIVPTGINILDGSKIREEQEYYNYLLEDPEVALNVNTAEDLQRCTDILEKRQNK; from the coding sequence ATGGATGCTTTTATAATGGCCGGTGGACAGGGTTTGCGCCTGGGTATGGGCGAGAAACCCTGTGTGGATATTCTGGGTAAACCCATGATATGTTATGTTGTGGATGCCCTGGAGGAGTCAGAAAGCATTGGTGATGTTTATGTGACAGTATCTCCTTTCACCCCTCACACCGAAGAAGTTATAGAAAATCGTTATGGGGGCAATGTCAAAACCATTGATACTGCCGGTGATAATTATGTTGGTGATATGGTTTATGCTGTGGAACAGGCTAACGTTGCAGAACCCCTGATGGTAATCATGTCTGACCTGCCCCTGATAACAGCCGATCTTATTGATTCCATTGTGGAGGAATACTACAGGTGTGGAAAACCTTCAATGTCGGTATTTATACCCCTTTCCCTCTGTAAAAAAGTGGGTCTGCGTCCGGATACCGTTTTCAACTGGAGTGGAAACCTTATAGTTCCCACTGGAATAAATATCCTTGACGGAAGCAAAATCCGGGAGGAACAGGAATATTATAATTATCTACTGGAAGACCCTGAAGTAGCCCTGAATGTCAATACTGCAGAGGATTTGCAGCGCTGCACTGATATTCTGGAAAAAAGGCAGAATAAATAA
- a CDS encoding RAD55 family ATPase has protein sequence MEETAIPERVSTGISGLDEMLKGGYFKGTANVVSGKSGTGKTIFGSQFIYEGAKNGEKVMCIITSEESKSIVREMKASFDWDFKKLEDDGLLSFVDITDPGLRLQKSVEIAPSELIKSFKKLIESKLDEVQPQRVFIDSIEALFLAIESNYKLRTLIDDVFGVLRSREVTSVISVGKMFDLDAMVEYGADSVIKLERVRVGNNLQRTIFVMKLRGSSTINEVRVLNISDNGMSVLAQSPYLE, from the coding sequence ATGGAGGAAACGGCAATTCCTGAAAGGGTTAGTACTGGTATTAGTGGACTGGATGAGATGCTCAAAGGCGGGTATTTTAAAGGTACTGCAAACGTTGTTTCCGGGAAATCAGGTACCGGTAAAACGATTTTTGGATCCCAGTTCATTTATGAGGGGGCAAAGAACGGGGAGAAGGTGATGTGTATAATCACATCGGAAGAATCCAAATCCATTGTTCGGGAAATGAAAGCATCCTTTGATTGGGATTTCAAGAAACTTGAGGATGATGGTTTACTTTCTTTTGTCGATATTACTGACCCGGGACTGCGTCTCCAGAAAAGTGTGGAAATCGCACCCTCAGAGCTTATCAAGAGTTTCAAAAAACTTATTGAAAGCAAGCTTGATGAGGTGCAGCCTCAGAGGGTATTCATTGATTCAATTGAGGCCCTTTTCCTTGCCATTGAGTCAAATTACAAACTGAGGACCCTGATAGATGATGTGTTTGGTGTCCTGCGCAGCCGTGAGGTAACTTCTGTCATTTCAGTTGGTAAGATGTTTGATCTTGATGCGATGGTGGAATATGGTGCGGATTCAGTAATCAAACTGGAACGTGTCAGGGTGGGTAATAATCTTCAGCGTACCATCTTTGTTATGAAATTGAGAGGTTCAAGCACGATCAATGAGGTGCGTGTGCTTAATATTTCGGATAATGGTATGTCGGTGCTTGCCCAGTCTCCGTATCTGGAGTAA
- a CDS encoding cobalamin biosynthesis protein, translating to MMDFIFAGYMHMIYVLLFAVLIDLAVGEPPARLHPVVWIGTLIGIFKKYIPSSGRKAYGVFMGLSCILFASLIAYIVLLVSSQSLVPELVGIVIEAYFLKSTFAIRRLLFAGEEVASSLEVGALEEARKQLSMYVSRDTSKLSGSHVSSAAIETVSENYVDSILSPLFYYSVAGPFGLIAAYAFKAVSTLDSMVGYRDEAHRDVGFFSAKLDDVLNWVPARISLFFIWLAVFFLNIMPKTMSFDPSGACSCSTNDCKVPDSPNSGYPMAAVAGAIGVKLEKPGVYVLGQGLASPGAESIKKANRLVEGAALISIACFSLVIYVFTNFIWKLYII from the coding sequence ATGATGGATTTTATTTTTGCCGGTTATATGCATATGATTTATGTGCTTTTATTTGCTGTGTTAATTGATCTTGCAGTAGGGGAACCTCCGGCTCGCCTGCACCCGGTGGTCTGGATCGGGACACTGATTGGCATTTTCAAAAAGTACATTCCTTCATCGGGAAGAAAAGCCTATGGTGTTTTCATGGGTCTTTCATGCATTCTTTTTGCATCCCTTATTGCCTATATTGTACTTTTAGTGTCGAGTCAATCCCTGGTGCCTGAACTTGTGGGTATAGTTATTGAAGCCTATTTCCTCAAAAGTACTTTTGCTATCCGCAGACTGTTATTTGCCGGAGAAGAAGTTGCATCATCTCTGGAAGTAGGGGCTCTGGAAGAGGCCAGAAAACAACTTTCTATGTATGTAAGCAGGGATACCTCAAAACTTAGTGGCTCCCATGTATCTTCTGCTGCCATAGAAACCGTATCCGAGAATTACGTAGATTCTATTCTCTCTCCCCTGTTCTATTATTCTGTAGCAGGCCCTTTCGGTCTGATAGCAGCTTATGCTTTTAAAGCCGTAAGTACCCTTGATTCCATGGTTGGTTATCGGGATGAAGCACATAGGGACGTCGGTTTCTTCTCGGCAAAACTGGATGATGTACTTAACTGGGTTCCTGCCCGGATTTCCCTGTTTTTCATCTGGCTGGCTGTATTTTTCCTGAATATAATGCCAAAAACTATGTCTTTTGATCCTTCAGGTGCCTGCTCCTGTTCAACTAATGATTGCAAGGTCCCGGATTCTCCCAATTCAGGATACCCAATGGCAGCAGTTGCCGGTGCTATAGGTGTGAAACTGGAAAAACCGGGAGTCTATGTGCTGGGACAGGGGCTTGCATCCCCGGGAGCGGAATCTATTAAAAAGGCAAACCGGCTTGTAGAAGGAGCAGCTCTTATATCTATAGCGTGCTTTTCGCTTGTAATTTATGTTTTTACAAATTTCATATGGAAATTATATATAATCTAA
- the cobS gene encoding adenosylcobinamide-GDP ribazoletransferase has protein sequence MSGLLLAVRTGFGFLSTIPVGITMEGLDELVKRSYLFVFTGIVLGLLIGMFTGIVEYVFPANISAALVIVFIYYLTGLNHLDGLADFGDGCTAHGSLEKKIKALKDMSLGIGGVAYCVIGLILLYASISSLQQQIYITGTISSLPQWTLLPLSLLVAEIGAKQGMLTIAAFGKSIHEGLGSMVIDKTDVGKYLAGLAMGGVVSVLSLGLIGLIGFVAAILGAFGVLNVSNRHFGGVNGDCIGTANEIARLTSLIAITLALIAINAGYGGLSWMLL, from the coding sequence ATGAGCGGATTACTACTCGCAGTCAGGACGGGTTTTGGTTTCTTATCGACAATTCCCGTGGGAATTACCATGGAAGGCCTTGATGAGCTGGTTAAACGAAGTTACCTGTTTGTCTTTACAGGCATTGTACTGGGTCTTTTGATTGGCATGTTTACAGGAATTGTGGAGTATGTGTTCCCCGCAAATATTTCCGCAGCCCTGGTTATTGTTTTTATTTATTATCTAACAGGCCTCAATCATCTGGATGGCCTGGCGGATTTTGGTGACGGGTGTACGGCTCACGGTTCTCTTGAAAAGAAGATCAAGGCCCTTAAGGATATGTCGCTGGGTATAGGCGGGGTGGCATATTGTGTCATAGGTCTGATTTTGCTCTATGCCAGCATTTCCTCTCTTCAGCAGCAGATATACATTACCGGGACAATATCATCGCTACCACAGTGGACACTTTTGCCCCTATCCCTGCTTGTGGCGGAAATCGGTGCTAAACAGGGTATGCTCACAATAGCAGCTTTTGGCAAATCCATCCATGAAGGCCTGGGTTCCATGGTGATCGATAAGACGGACGTCGGTAAATATCTGGCTGGCCTGGCAATGGGTGGTGTTGTATCTGTCCTCAGCCTGGGTTTAATCGGCCTGATAGGTTTTGTGGCAGCCATATTGGGGGCTTTCGGGGTTCTCAATGTTTCTAACAGGCATTTTGGTGGTGTCAATGGGGATTGTATAGGTACCGCCAATGAAATTGCCAGACTTACCTCTTTGATTGCCATTACTCTGGCGCTAATTGCCATCAATGCAGGATACGGAGGTCTTTCATGGATGCTTTTATAA